From Pseudoleptotrichia goodfellowii, a single genomic window includes:
- a CDS encoding DUF2877 domain-containing protein yields MNKSHEKYGEDGSISELMLLYLKNQKIGYIHSIFKSSLNIRFGENLIHISGDNKGLTCFGCCITGKKIKNIILNADIDDIVIKKGNNLLFYTNSGVREIDILKLKKVNLKIENIKISEKILEEIFGHLKNINFEEKTGIENKEVIKYLQEAISEESQRYLTGRGKGLTPSGDDILVGFALIQHLCTGNVELKCGDLTTDISRQYFKAFNEGYTNQYLIELFSGNIEKSICNITQIGHTSGYDLLFGIFLGIKKFLKWRK; encoded by the coding sequence ATGAATAAATCACATGAAAAGTATGGAGAAGACGGAAGCATCAGTGAATTGATGCTCCTGTATCTCAAAAATCAAAAAATCGGTTATATTCACAGTATATTTAAAAGTTCTTTAAATATCCGATTTGGAGAAAATTTAATTCATATTTCAGGGGATAATAAAGGGTTAACATGTTTCGGATGTTGTATAACGGGAAAAAAAATAAAGAATATAATTTTAAATGCAGATATAGACGATATTGTAATAAAAAAGGGTAATAATCTTTTATTCTATACAAATTCAGGTGTTCGGGAAATTGATATTTTAAAATTGAAAAAAGTGAATTTAAAAATCGAAAATATAAAAATATCTGAAAAAATATTGGAAGAAATATTTGGACATTTAAAAAATATAAATTTTGAGGAAAAAACAGGAATAGAAAATAAGGAAGTTATAAAATATTTACAAGAGGCAATTTCCGAAGAAAGTCAAAGATATTTAACGGGAAGAGGCAAAGGACTTACTCCTTCAGGTGATGATATTTTAGTAGGGTTTGCATTAATACAACATTTATGTACAGGAAATGTTGAACTTAAATGCGGAGATTTGACTACTGATATAAGTAGACAATATTTTAAAGCATTTAATGAAGGCTATACAAATCAATATTTGATTGAATTATTTTCCGGAAATATTGAAAAATCTATTTGTAATATCACTCAAATAGGACATACTTCGGGATATGATTTGCTATTCGGGATATTTTTAGGAATAAAAAAATTTTTAAAATGGAGGAAATAA
- a CDS encoding MFS transporter: MSSMLEKRYKAMNVSERYWWKVVALCFAGWILMYADRTILGPVMGNIAEQFNLNNTQLGAVNSIFFLTYAIMQIPFGIVGDRIGRRLVITFGFVLFGVTTFLSGIASGLGVFMIYRAITGIGEGAYYGPQYALSGEAIPQKSLALGTAIINSGMAFGTSGGYLLSSYLVLQKGHHWSLPFFIMSVPTIIVGLLFMTLKERVIKPEDAGKEVIQEVKEEIKKEKTSGLSVFKNKNLMCAFLLLFCSIYANFVIITWLPEFLKQERGFAGTSVGFIASLVPWSSIPGALLFARLSDKLKKTKIFVYSLVPLALISTFSMAYVTNRTVLILMLILYGLTGKLALDPILVAYVTKNSPKEALGTALSAYNFIGMSAAITAPFITGWLKDKFGSMQSGFYLASVLLLVGMLIFSAASENGNKKV, from the coding sequence ATGAGCAGTATGTTGGAAAAGCGTTATAAAGCGATGAATGTATCAGAGCGTTACTGGTGGAAAGTAGTAGCATTATGTTTTGCAGGATGGATTTTAATGTATGCAGACAGAACTATTTTAGGACCTGTTATGGGAAATATAGCTGAACAGTTTAATTTAAATAATACCCAATTGGGAGCTGTAAACAGTATATTTTTCCTTACATATGCAATTATGCAGATACCTTTTGGAATAGTCGGAGATAGAATAGGGAGAAGACTTGTAATTACTTTCGGATTTGTTTTGTTCGGAGTAACTACGTTTTTAAGCGGAATAGCGAGCGGATTGGGTGTATTCATGATATACAGAGCCATAACAGGAATAGGAGAAGGTGCATATTACGGACCTCAATATGCTTTGTCGGGTGAGGCAATACCCCAAAAAAGCTTGGCTTTAGGAACAGCTATTATAAACAGTGGTATGGCTTTCGGAACATCGGGAGGATATTTACTGTCAAGTTACCTTGTGTTACAGAAAGGGCATCATTGGAGTTTACCTTTCTTTATCATGTCGGTACCTACAATTATAGTAGGATTACTGTTTATGACTTTGAAAGAAAGAGTTATCAAACCTGAAGATGCAGGAAAAGAAGTAATACAGGAAGTAAAAGAAGAAATTAAAAAAGAAAAAACTTCAGGATTGTCCGTATTCAAGAATAAAAACTTAATGTGTGCATTTTTGCTGCTATTTTGTTCAATTTATGCAAATTTTGTTATAATAACATGGCTTCCTGAATTTTTGAAACAGGAAAGAGGTTTTGCAGGAACAAGTGTAGGATTTATAGCTTCATTAGTTCCTTGGTCTTCAATACCGGGAGCATTGTTATTTGCAAGATTATCGGATAAATTGAAAAAAACGAAAATATTTGTATATTCATTAGTTCCTTTGGCACTTATTTCTACATTCAGTATGGCTTATGTAACAAACAGAACAGTTTTAATACTTATGCTTATATTATACGGATTAACAGGAAAATTAGCATTAGATCCCATACTGGTAGCATATGTTACTAAAAACTCTCCGAAAGAAGCATTGGGAACAGCATTAAGTGCATATAATTTTATAGGTATGTCTGCTGCTATTACGGCTCCATTTATAACGGGATGGTTAAAAGATAAATTCGGTTCTATGCAATCAGGATTTTATCTTGCTTCAGTTCTATTGCTTGTAGGGATGTTAATATTCAGTGCTGCAAGTGAAAATGGAAATAAAAAAGTGTAG
- the allD gene encoding ureidoglycolate dehydrogenase — translation MNDVVIVSPDKLHNLIKNKLEKAGLKSEHADEVAKHLVFADSCGIHSHGAVRVDYYAERIAKKGVTIDPKMSFEKTGPCTGIFHGDNGIGQYVAEKALKYAIEMAKENGVAIVGVEKLSHSGTMAYYLNEIAENDLIGLSMCQSDPMVVPFGGREPYYGTNPIGFGAPASEGLPIVFDMATSVQAWGKILDARSKNMEIPDTWAVDRKGVPTTNPHDVGALLPISGPKGYGLMMIVDILSGLMLGLPFGGHVSSMYDKMSEGRDLGHTFILIDPSRFMDINKFKENITKTKKELHSIKAAEGFKQVFYPGEVSQITYEKYQREGIPVEKGIYEYLVSDIVHYDKFGGQSAFASKK, via the coding sequence ATGAATGATGTAGTCATAGTGTCTCCTGATAAATTGCATAATCTTATTAAAAATAAATTGGAAAAAGCAGGATTAAAATCCGAGCATGCCGATGAAGTGGCAAAACATTTAGTATTTGCAGATAGTTGCGGTATTCATTCTCATGGAGCGGTTCGTGTAGATTATTATGCCGAAAGAATTGCAAAAAAAGGTGTTACGATAGATCCTAAAATGAGTTTCGAGAAAACAGGTCCTTGTACAGGGATTTTCCACGGAGATAACGGAATAGGACAATATGTGGCTGAAAAAGCATTGAAATATGCGATTGAGATGGCTAAGGAAAATGGAGTAGCTATAGTGGGAGTCGAAAAATTAAGTCATAGCGGTACAATGGCGTACTATTTGAACGAAATAGCTGAAAATGATTTAATAGGACTTTCAATGTGTCAATCAGATCCTATGGTAGTTCCTTTCGGAGGAAGAGAGCCTTATTACGGAACAAATCCTATAGGATTCGGAGCTCCCGCTTCGGAAGGATTGCCTATTGTATTTGATATGGCAACGTCAGTTCAGGCTTGGGGTAAAATCCTTGATGCCCGTTCTAAAAATATGGAGATTCCCGATACATGGGCTGTGGACAGAAAAGGTGTACCCACAACAAATCCTCATGATGTAGGGGCATTGTTGCCTATTTCAGGGCCTAAAGGTTATGGACTTATGATGATAGTGGATATTCTGTCAGGCTTGATGTTAGGATTGCCTTTCGGAGGACATGTTTCTTCAATGTATGATAAAATGTCTGAAGGAAGAGATTTAGGGCACACATTTATATTAATAGATCCTTCAAGATTTATGGATATAAATAAATTTAAAGAAAATATTACTAAAACAAAAAAAGAATTGCATAGTATAAAAGCTGCTGAAGGTTTTAAACAGGTATTTTATCCGGGTGAAGTAAGTCAGATTACTTATGAAAAATATCAGAGAGAAGGAATTCCTGTAGAAAAAGGAATATACGAATATTTAGTAAGCGATATAGTTCATTATGATAAATTCGGAGGACAAAGTGCTTTTGCAAGTAAAAAATAA